One part of the Micrococcus sp. 2A genome encodes these proteins:
- a CDS encoding metalloregulator ArsR/SmtB family transcription factor: MMTIASRLDVMNRLGRALADPTRSRIILTLLDHPAYPAELARDLDLTRPNVSNHLACLRDCGIVVSEPEGRRTRYEIADSHLAQALTALVDATLAVDEDAPCIDPACSLPGCDAAGEGA; this comes from the coding sequence ATGATGACTATTGCTTCGCGTCTCGACGTGATGAACCGCCTGGGTCGTGCACTGGCCGACCCCACTCGATCCCGGATCATCTTGACCCTGCTCGACCATCCCGCTTACCCGGCGGAACTGGCCCGAGATCTGGACCTGACACGCCCGAACGTGTCCAACCACCTGGCATGCCTGCGCGATTGCGGGATCGTCGTCTCCGAGCCCGAGGGTCGTCGGACACGATATGAGATCGCCGATTCGCACCTGGCGCAGGCGCTGACGGCACTGGTCGATGCCACCCTGGCAGTGGACGAAGACGCCCCGTGCATCGATCCCGCCTGCTCGCTTCCCGGATGCGACGCAGCTGGGGAGGGCGCATGA
- a CDS encoding cadmium resistance transporter: MILTSVLQAMGLFAATNIDDIIVLSLFFARGAGQRGTTARILAGQYLGFAGILGAAVLVTIGAGAFLPSAAIPYFGLIPLGLGLWAAWQAWRGDDDDDDDEAKVAGKKVGVWTVAGVTLANGGDNIGVYTPVFLSVEPLAVVAYCIVFLALVAVLVALAKFVATRPPIAEVLERWEHILFPIVLIGLGIVILVSGGAFGL; the protein is encoded by the coding sequence ATGATCCTCACCTCGGTCTTGCAGGCGATGGGCCTGTTCGCAGCGACCAACATCGACGACATCATCGTGCTCTCCCTCTTCTTCGCGCGAGGGGCAGGCCAGCGCGGCACTACCGCCCGCATTCTGGCCGGCCAGTACCTCGGATTCGCCGGCATCCTCGGTGCCGCGGTCCTGGTGACCATCGGCGCCGGAGCATTCCTGCCCTCGGCAGCCATCCCGTACTTCGGTCTCATCCCTCTGGGCCTCGGCCTCTGGGCCGCATGGCAGGCCTGGCGCGGAGACGATGACGACGATGACGACGAGGCCAAGGTTGCCGGCAAGAAGGTCGGCGTGTGGACAGTCGCAGGCGTCACCCTTGCCAACGGCGGCGACAACATCGGCGTCTACACCCCTGTCTTCCTCAGCGTGGAACCTCTCGCGGTAGTCGCCTACTGCATCGTCTTCCTCGCGCTCGTCGCGGTCCTGGTGGCCCTGGCAAAGTTCGTCGCCACCCGCCCCCCGATCGCCGAAGTGCTCGAACGCTGGGAGCACATCCTCTTCCCCATCGTTCTCATCGGCCTCGGCATCGTGATCCTCGTCAGCGGCGGAGCCTTCGGACTCTGA
- a CDS encoding IS3 family transposase (programmed frameshift), whose product MPAPYPQEFRDDVVRVAQNREPGTHLKDIAKDFGISFSCLTNWMRQAEIEAGNKPGPTKAEAEELRAARRRIRLLEQENEVLRRAAAYLSQANLPKMMYPLVSELAADGVPVAVSLRVLKLARQPYYRWRDQPITVSEVEQAHRANALHAAHLNDPEFGYRLLRDEAEAAGERMAARTAWRLCRQNGWHSAFGAKRGKNGRRPGPPVHDDHVRRDFSAEAPNRLWLTDITEHPTSEGKLYLCAIKDLYAGRIVGYSMAGRMQASLAVNALEQAVARRGGTDVVAGCIVHSDRGSQFRSTLFQDALTAHGLIGSMGQVGAAGDNAAMESFFALLQKNVLDRRDWDTRDELRAGIITWIERTYHRRRRQVRLGRLTPVEYELIMDHTPADAA is encoded by the exons ATGCCCGCCCCCTACCCCCAAGAGTTCCGCGACGACGTCGTCCGCGTCGCCCAGAACCGTGAGCCCGGCACCCATCTGAAAGACATCGCGAAGGACTTCGGGATCAGCTTCTCCTGTCTGACGAACTGGATGCGCCAGGCCGAGATCGAAGCCGGGAACAAGCCCGGCCCCACCAAGGCCGAGGCCGAAGAACTCCGCGCAGCCCGCCGCAGGATCCGGCTGCTCGAGCAGGAGAACGAAGTCCTACGCCGCGCCGCGGCCTACCTCTCCCAGGCGAACCTGCCG AAAATGATGTACCCGCTCGTGTCCGAGCTCGCCGCTGACGGTGTCCCCGTGGCGGTGTCCTTGCGGGTCCTCAAGCTCGCCCGCCAGCCCTACTACCGCTGGCGGGACCAGCCCATCACCGTTTCTGAGGTGGAGCAGGCCCACCGGGCCAACGCCCTGCACGCCGCTCACCTGAACGACCCTGAGTTCGGGTACCGGCTGCTGCGGGACGAGGCCGAGGCGGCCGGGGAGCGAATGGCCGCCCGTACTGCCTGGCGGCTCTGCCGCCAGAACGGGTGGCACTCCGCGTTCGGGGCCAAGCGCGGCAAGAACGGGCGCCGGCCTGGCCCTCCCGTGCATGATGACCACGTCCGCCGGGACTTCTCTGCCGAAGCTCCGAACCGGCTGTGGCTGACCGACATCACCGAGCACCCCACCAGTGAGGGCAAGCTCTACCTCTGCGCGATCAAGGATCTCTACGCCGGCAGGATCGTGGGGTACTCCATGGCCGGGCGCATGCAGGCATCCCTGGCCGTGAACGCCCTCGAGCAGGCCGTGGCCCGCCGCGGAGGCACCGACGTGGTGGCCGGGTGCATCGTCCACTCGGACCGCGGCTCGCAGTTCCGCTCGACCCTATTCCAGGACGCCCTCACCGCCCACGGGCTGATCGGGTCCATGGGTCAGGTCGGTGCTGCAGGGGACAACGCGGCCATGGAGTCCTTCTTCGCGTTGCTGCAGAAGAACGTGCTGGACCGACGCGACTGGGACACCCGGGACGAGCTGCGGGCAGGGATCATCACCTGGATCGAGCGGACCTACCACCGCCGCCGCCGGCAGGTGCGCCTGGGCCGATTGACGCCGGTCGAGTACGAGTTGATCATGGACCACACGCCCGCAGACGCGGCGTGA
- a CDS encoding class I SAM-dependent methyltransferase — MTPDDAAREGLLTSRAAYGARAAEYTKQLGTMASVAEDDRLLVEAWAGRVDGVLADVGCGPAHWTAHLASLGHEVTGIEPVEEFVAHARRTHPEVRVKPGSFQTLPVAVFNGILGWYSIIHTPPVEMPALLERAHKALRPGGSLLLGFFVSDQLEAFDHAVTTAWYWPVDELAGVMTAARFTVVDRGTRQDPGARWHGWIEAVRD; from the coding sequence GTGACCCCTGACGACGCCGCCCGGGAAGGACTTCTCACCAGCCGGGCCGCCTATGGCGCCCGCGCGGCCGAGTACACCAAGCAGCTCGGCACCATGGCCTCCGTGGCCGAGGACGACAGGCTGCTGGTCGAAGCCTGGGCCGGCCGGGTGGATGGGGTTCTGGCCGACGTCGGCTGCGGGCCGGCCCATTGGACCGCGCACCTGGCCTCGCTGGGCCATGAGGTAACGGGCATCGAGCCGGTCGAAGAGTTCGTGGCGCACGCGCGCCGAACCCACCCGGAGGTGCGCGTGAAGCCGGGTTCGTTCCAGACCCTGCCCGTAGCCGTCTTCAACGGGATCCTGGGCTGGTACTCAATCATCCACACGCCGCCGGTGGAGATGCCTGCCCTCCTGGAGCGCGCGCACAAGGCGCTGCGCCCTGGCGGGTCACTGCTGCTGGGCTTCTTCGTGTCAGACCAGCTGGAGGCCTTCGACCACGCCGTCACCACGGCGTGGTACTGGCCGGTCGACGAGCTCGCGGGCGTGATGACCGCGGCGAGGTTCACCGTGGTCGACCGCGGCACACGGCAGGACCCGGGGGCCCGCTGGCACGGGTGGATCGAGGCTGTCAGGGACTGA
- a CDS encoding GNAT family protein — MPVRLRPAVLDDAEALAALARSQREHLAPWEPERPTHWFTEAGQREALEQAEHDRAADRSYAFLITDAAGSIFGRLTLASVVRGAGQFCSIGYWVAREAAGRGVATAAVGQALQIAFGELGLHRVQAEILPHNHASRRMLQRHGFERYGLAPQYLKIAGRWQDHELWQVLAPAEEQR, encoded by the coding sequence ATGCCCGTCCGTCTGCGCCCTGCCGTCCTCGACGACGCCGAGGCCCTCGCCGCCCTGGCACGGAGCCAACGCGAGCACTTGGCCCCGTGGGAGCCGGAGCGCCCCACCCACTGGTTCACCGAAGCCGGCCAGCGCGAAGCCCTTGAACAGGCGGAGCACGACCGTGCAGCGGACCGCTCCTACGCGTTCCTCATCACCGACGCGGCGGGCTCGATCTTCGGCCGTCTCACCCTGGCCAGCGTGGTCCGCGGGGCCGGGCAGTTCTGCTCGATCGGCTACTGGGTCGCCCGCGAGGCGGCCGGCCGCGGCGTGGCGACCGCCGCCGTCGGGCAGGCCCTGCAGATCGCCTTCGGCGAGCTCGGACTGCACCGGGTGCAGGCTGAGATCCTGCCCCACAACCATGCGTCGCGTCGGATGCTGCAGCGCCACGGGTTCGAGCGTTACGGCCTGGCCCCGCAGTACCTGAAGATCGCCGGTCGCTGGCAGGATCACGAGCTCTGGCAGGTCCTCGCGCCGGCGGAGGAACAGCGGTGA
- a CDS encoding IS256-like element ISMlu11 family transposase, which translates to MTDEKNPGEPSGQDLVEQLKASGQLDSLFAQIDAGGVELTGDGGFVPALVKAALERGLQAELTSHLGYEKGSSEAPKHANSRNGTTPKTVESEVGPIELDVPRDRGGSFTPRLVPKGQRRLGGLDDMIISLYAGGMTIRDIQHHLASTIGTDLSHETISNITDAVSEEVLAWQSRPLEEFYPVIYLDAIRIKIRENSQVLNRAAYIAVGVDLEGIKHVLGIWVQDTEGSAFWAHVCADLANRGVRDVLIVCCDGLKGLPEAIEATWPDSMVQTCVVHLIRAAMRFVAYQDRKKVAAALKPIYTAPNEETARKALAEFEASELGTKYPSAAATWANSWERFIPFLQFPPMLRKVIYTTNSIESLNFQLRKVTKNRGHFPSTEAAVKLLWLAICNIEDKRAAERARDRGKPAGQRKAQGRLVEGQAVTNWKQALAQLAAAYPDRINPYL; encoded by the coding sequence ATGACCGACGAGAAGAACCCAGGCGAGCCCTCGGGCCAGGACCTGGTCGAGCAGCTGAAAGCCTCAGGGCAGCTTGATTCCCTATTCGCGCAGATCGACGCGGGCGGCGTCGAGCTCACCGGTGACGGCGGGTTCGTGCCCGCGCTGGTCAAGGCCGCGCTCGAGCGGGGCCTGCAGGCCGAGCTGACCAGCCATCTGGGCTACGAGAAGGGCTCGAGCGAGGCGCCGAAGCACGCCAACTCCCGCAACGGGACCACCCCGAAGACCGTGGAGTCCGAGGTCGGGCCGATCGAGCTGGACGTCCCGCGAGACCGGGGCGGGTCGTTCACCCCGCGCCTGGTGCCCAAGGGCCAGCGGCGCCTCGGGGGCCTGGATGACATGATCATCAGCCTCTATGCCGGCGGAATGACGATCCGGGACATCCAGCACCACCTGGCCTCCACGATCGGCACGGACCTGTCGCACGAGACGATCTCCAACATCACCGACGCCGTGAGCGAAGAGGTCCTGGCGTGGCAGTCGCGGCCGCTGGAGGAGTTCTATCCGGTGATCTATCTCGACGCAATCCGGATCAAGATCCGAGAGAACAGCCAGGTCCTCAACCGTGCCGCCTACATCGCCGTCGGCGTGGACCTCGAGGGCATCAAGCACGTGCTGGGGATCTGGGTCCAGGACACCGAGGGCTCGGCGTTCTGGGCCCACGTCTGCGCCGATCTCGCCAACCGGGGCGTGCGGGACGTGCTGATCGTGTGCTGCGACGGGCTCAAGGGCCTGCCGGAGGCGATCGAGGCGACGTGGCCGGACTCGATGGTCCAGACCTGCGTGGTTCACCTGATCCGGGCCGCGATGCGGTTCGTGGCCTACCAGGACCGCAAGAAGGTCGCCGCCGCGCTGAAGCCGATCTACACTGCCCCCAACGAAGAGACCGCGAGGAAGGCGCTGGCCGAGTTCGAGGCCTCCGAGCTCGGCACGAAGTACCCGTCTGCAGCCGCGACCTGGGCGAACTCCTGGGAGCGGTTCATCCCGTTCCTGCAGTTCCCACCCATGCTCCGCAAGGTCATCTACACGACCAACAGCATCGAGTCGCTGAACTTCCAGCTACGGAAGGTGACCAAGAACCGCGGCCACTTCCCCTCGACCGAGGCGGCGGTGAAGCTGCTCTGGCTGGCGATCTGCAACATCGAAGACAAACGCGCCGCCGAACGCGCTCGGGACCGGGGCAAACCCGCCGGCCAGCGCAAAGCCCAGGGCCGGCTCGTCGAAGGCCAGGCCGTCACGAACTGGAAGCAGGCCCTCGCCCAGCTCGCCGCGGCCTACCCCGACCGGATCAACCCCTACCTGTGA
- a CDS encoding IS256 family transposase has product MTAPHILDPAGLLSEALSEASPDMMRHLLQTMINTLLSADADAVVGAEWGKPTPTRSAQRNGYRHRDLDTRVGTVDVAIPKLRSGTYFPEWLLERRKRAESALITVVADCYLAGVSTRRMDKLVKTLGINALSKSQVSRMAADLDEHVESFRHRPLDEAGPFTFVAADALTMKVREGGRVVNAVVLLATGVNGDGHREVLGMRVATSETGAAWNEFFADLVARGLAGVRLVTSDAHAGACQMVCVSRTERNGKNHDHDRREEPRRALGPGPGRAAESLRAA; this is encoded by the coding sequence ATGACCGCTCCTCATATTCTCGACCCTGCCGGCCTGCTGAGCGAAGCCCTGTCCGAAGCGTCCCCGGACATGATGCGCCACTTGCTGCAGACCATGATCAACACCCTGCTCTCCGCCGATGCAGACGCGGTGGTCGGCGCCGAATGGGGCAAGCCCACCCCGACACGGTCCGCCCAGCGCAACGGGTACCGGCACCGGGACCTGGACACCCGGGTCGGCACGGTCGATGTAGCCATCCCGAAGCTGCGCTCTGGGACGTACTTCCCGGAGTGGCTGCTGGAACGCCGGAAGAGAGCGGAGTCGGCGCTGATCACCGTGGTGGCGGACTGCTACTTGGCCGGGGTGAGTACCCGGCGGATGGACAAGCTGGTCAAGACCCTGGGGATCAATGCCCTCTCCAAGTCCCAGGTCTCCAGGATGGCCGCGGACCTGGATGAACACGTGGAGTCCTTCCGCCACCGGCCCCTGGATGAGGCCGGTCCGTTCACGTTCGTGGCCGCGGACGCGCTGACGATGAAGGTCCGCGAGGGCGGGCGGGTGGTCAACGCGGTGGTGCTGCTGGCTACCGGGGTCAACGGTGACGGCCACCGCGAGGTCCTGGGGATGCGCGTGGCGACCAGTGAGACCGGTGCGGCGTGGAACGAGTTCTTCGCTGACCTCGTGGCCCGGGGCCTGGCCGGGGTCCGCCTGGTCACCAGTGACGCCCATGCCGGGGCGTGTCAGATGGTCTGTGTAAGCCGTACCGAGAGGAACGGTAAGAATCATGACCATGACCGACGAGAAGAACCCAGGCGAGCCCTCGGGCCAGGACCTGGTCGAGCAGCTGAAAGCCTCAGGGCAGCTTGA
- a CDS encoding zinc-ribbon domain-containing protein, translating to MAAEWDHERNGSLTPADVTTGVQRRFWWSCTQGHSWRTTVASRVALGTGCPECGAGWRRSRPEIALQFELAHLLPAAVVGDGHVQTADKDFRVDVLCPELKIAVEYDGNHWHMDTFERDLAKTQALVEAGWVTVRVRQNPLPLTGPHDVPCENGDPAVYPMTVRVMTSLLEEAAAAPTDHPIHAHLDELRLRLETYVDGGTARAVEEAERETRAHHVDRPKRDPFAPPPRPKPGRSLAELSPAIAAEWHPSKNGGLTPADVANARNASAWWLCSLCGAEWEAVVGQRTRRQTLGCPDCGKARAGAARSRPQPGLSLADLRPDLAAQWHPTRNAPLTPHDVRPGSHKRVWWRSPGGQEWESSVYNRTSKRPSSEVHGDAGPDSPDSA from the coding sequence GTGGCCGCCGAATGGGATCACGAACGCAACGGATCCCTGACACCAGCCGATGTGACGACGGGCGTGCAGCGTCGCTTCTGGTGGAGCTGCACCCAGGGCCACTCATGGCGAACAACTGTCGCATCCCGCGTCGCACTGGGCACAGGCTGCCCGGAGTGCGGGGCCGGCTGGCGACGCTCCCGCCCGGAGATCGCCCTGCAGTTCGAGCTCGCGCACTTGCTCCCCGCCGCCGTGGTCGGAGACGGGCACGTGCAGACTGCGGACAAGGACTTCCGGGTCGATGTGCTGTGCCCCGAATTGAAGATCGCCGTCGAGTACGACGGCAACCACTGGCACATGGACACCTTCGAGCGAGACCTAGCCAAGACGCAGGCGCTGGTAGAAGCGGGATGGGTCACCGTCCGCGTCAGACAGAACCCGCTGCCGCTGACCGGCCCTCACGATGTCCCCTGCGAGAACGGCGACCCCGCCGTCTACCCCATGACCGTCCGTGTGATGACCAGCCTTCTCGAGGAAGCAGCAGCTGCTCCCACCGATCACCCGATTCACGCCCACCTCGACGAACTCAGATTGCGTCTGGAGACCTACGTCGACGGCGGCACCGCCCGAGCCGTCGAGGAGGCAGAACGGGAGACCCGCGCCCACCACGTGGATCGACCGAAGAGGGATCCGTTCGCCCCACCGCCTCGTCCGAAGCCCGGACGCTCACTGGCGGAGCTGAGCCCCGCAATCGCAGCTGAGTGGCATCCATCAAAGAATGGCGGCCTGACACCGGCGGACGTGGCGAATGCGCGGAACGCATCCGCGTGGTGGCTTTGCAGTCTCTGCGGTGCCGAATGGGAGGCTGTCGTCGGGCAGCGAACTCGACGTCAGACCCTTGGCTGCCCGGACTGCGGGAAAGCGCGCGCCGGAGCAGCACGATCCCGCCCCCAGCCTGGGCTGTCATTGGCAGACCTCCGCCCGGACCTGGCCGCGCAGTGGCACCCGACCCGAAACGCGCCGTTGACGCCCCATGACGTCAGACCCGGTTCGCATAAGCGGGTGTGGTGGAGAAGTCCCGGCGGGCAGGAGTGGGAGTCATCTGTCTATAACCGCACATCCAAACGCCCATCGTCCGAGGTTCACGGCGACGCAGGCCCGGACTCCCCCGACTCCGCGTGA
- a CDS encoding IS256-like element ISMlu1 family transposase, producing the protein MTAPHIVDPAGLLGEALSEASPDLMRSLLQTVINSLLSADADAVVGAEWGKPTPGRATQRNGYRHRDLDTRVGTLDVAIPKLRSGTYFPEWLLERRKRAESALITVVADCYLAGVSTRRMDKLVKTLGINALSKSQVSRMATELDEQVESFRHRPLGEAGPFTFVAADALSMKVREGGRVVNAVVLLATGVNGDGHREVLGLRVATSETGSAWNEFFADLVARGLTGVRLVTSDAHTGLKDAIAANLPGATWQRCRTHYAANLMGITPKSMWPAVKAMLHSVYDQPDAASVDAQFDRLLDYVSEKLPAVAEHLDGARADILAFTTFPKDVWTQIWSNNPAERLNREIRRRTDAVGIFPNRAAIVRLVGAVLAEQTDEWAEGRRYLGLEVLARCRLTTVDDTGNEVNAEPETTLELSA; encoded by the coding sequence ATGACCGCTCCTCATATTGTCGACCCTGCCGGCCTGCTCGGCGAAGCCCTGTCCGAAGCATCCCCGGATTTGATGCGTTCGTTGCTGCAGACCGTGATCAACTCCCTGCTCTCCGCTGACGCCGACGCGGTGGTCGGCGCCGAATGGGGTAAACCCACCCCGGGCCGAGCTACCCAGCGCAACGGGTACCGGCACCGGGACCTGGACACCCGGGTCGGGACCCTGGACGTGGCGATCCCCAAACTCAGGTCGGGCACGTACTTCCCGGAGTGGCTGCTCGAGCGCCGCAAAAGGGCCGAATCCGCGCTGATCACGGTGGTCGCCGACTGCTACCTGGCCGGGGTCTCGACCCGGCGGATGGACAAACTGGTCAAGACCCTCGGGATCAACGCGCTGTCGAAGTCCCAGGTCTCGCGGATGGCCACCGAGCTGGACGAGCAGGTCGAGTCCTTCCGTCATCGCCCGCTCGGGGAGGCTGGGCCGTTCACGTTCGTGGCCGCCGACGCGCTGAGCATGAAGGTCCGCGAGGGCGGCCGGGTGGTCAACGCCGTGGTGCTGCTGGCCACCGGGGTCAATGGTGACGGCCACCGCGAGGTCCTCGGCCTGCGGGTGGCCACCTCGGAGACGGGGTCGGCGTGGAACGAGTTCTTCGCCGACCTGGTGGCCCGGGGCCTGACCGGAGTCCGCCTGGTCACTTCCGACGCCCACACCGGGCTCAAGGACGCCATCGCCGCGAACCTGCCCGGAGCGACCTGGCAGCGGTGCCGGACCCACTACGCGGCGAACCTGATGGGCATCACCCCCAAGTCCATGTGGCCGGCCGTGAAGGCCATGCTGCACTCGGTGTATGACCAGCCCGACGCCGCCAGCGTGGACGCCCAGTTCGACCGGCTGCTGGACTACGTCAGCGAAAAGCTGCCCGCGGTGGCCGAACACCTCGATGGTGCCCGGGCGGACATCCTGGCGTTCACCACGTTCCCCAAGGACGTGTGGACCCAGATCTGGTCGAACAACCCGGCCGAACGGCTCAACCGCGAGATCCGGCGTCGCACCGACGCCGTGGGCATCTTCCCGAACCGGGCAGCGATCGTGCGCCTGGTCGGGGCGGTGCTGGCTGAGCAGACCGATGAGTGGGCCGAGGGCCGCCGCTACCTCGGCCTCGAGGTGTTGGCCCGCTGCCGCCTCACCACCGTGGACGACACCGGGAACGAGGTGAACGCCGAACCGGAAACCACCCTCGAACTCAGCGCCTAA
- a CDS encoding VOC family protein: MSTTQSTPAHGQYTDNGRPKGFSSLTPFVTLRDPKAALDFYTQVFGARLVNSTEMEGVIIHAELDFGCGRLQLGAAQEAYHLLALDPEAEDTQFSLGIYVPDVDSVVETAVARGAVLREAVVGFVSGDRFGSIRDPFGIRWSVMTRVEDLSDEESARRVDEWAAEMSNQSD, translated from the coding sequence ATGAGCACTACACAGAGCACTCCTGCCCACGGCCAGTACACCGACAACGGTCGTCCGAAAGGCTTCTCCAGCCTGACCCCGTTTGTGACGCTCAGGGACCCCAAGGCTGCGCTGGACTTCTACACCCAGGTGTTCGGCGCCCGCCTGGTGAACTCCACGGAGATGGAGGGGGTCATCATCCACGCCGAACTCGACTTCGGATGTGGCCGCCTGCAGCTCGGGGCCGCCCAGGAGGCATATCACCTGCTTGCTCTGGACCCCGAGGCTGAAGATACGCAGTTCTCCCTTGGGATCTACGTTCCGGACGTGGACAGCGTTGTCGAGACCGCCGTCGCTCGCGGCGCCGTATTGCGCGAGGCTGTCGTGGGTTTCGTCTCCGGCGACCGGTTTGGGAGCATCCGCGACCCGTTCGGCATCCGGTGGTCGGTGATGACGCGCGTGGAGGATCTCAGCGATGAGGAATCAGCTCGACGCGTCGACGAATGGGCCGCCGAAATGAGCAATCAGAGCGACTGA
- a CDS encoding IS256-like element ISMlu11 family transposase — protein MTDEKNPGEPSGQDLVEQLKASGQLDSLFAQIDAGGVELTGDGGFVPALVKAALERGLQAELTSHLGYEKGSSEAPKHANSRNGTTPKTVESEVGPIELDVPRDRGGSFTPRLVPKGQRRLGGLDDMIISLYAGGMTIRDIQHHLASTIGTDLSHETISNITDAVSEEVLAWQSRPLEEFYPVIYLDAIRIKIRENSQVLNRAAYIAVGVDLEGIKHVLGIWVQDTEGSAFWAHVCADLANRGVQDVLIVCCDGLKGLPEAIEATWPDSMVQTCVVHLIRAAMRFVAYQDRKKVAAALKPIYTAPNEETARKALAEFEASELGTKYPSAAATWANSWERFIPFLQFPPMLRKVIYTTNSIESLNFQLRKVTKNRGHFPSTEAAVKLLWLAICNIEDKRAAERARDRGKPAGQRKAQGRLVEGQAVTNWKQALAQLAAAYPDRINPYL, from the coding sequence ATGACCGACGAGAAGAACCCAGGCGAGCCCTCGGGCCAGGACCTGGTCGAGCAGCTGAAAGCCTCAGGGCAGCTTGATTCCCTATTCGCGCAGATCGACGCGGGCGGCGTCGAGCTCACCGGTGACGGCGGGTTCGTGCCCGCGCTGGTCAAGGCCGCGCTCGAGCGGGGCCTGCAGGCCGAGCTGACCAGCCATCTGGGCTACGAGAAGGGCTCGAGCGAGGCGCCGAAGCACGCCAACTCCCGCAACGGGACCACCCCGAAGACCGTGGAGTCCGAGGTCGGGCCGATCGAGCTGGACGTCCCGCGAGACCGGGGCGGGTCGTTCACCCCGCGCCTGGTGCCCAAGGGCCAGCGGCGCCTCGGGGGCCTGGATGACATGATCATCAGCCTCTATGCCGGCGGAATGACGATCCGGGACATCCAGCACCACCTGGCCTCCACGATCGGCACGGACCTGTCGCACGAGACGATCTCCAACATCACCGACGCCGTGAGCGAAGAGGTCCTGGCGTGGCAGTCGCGGCCGCTGGAGGAGTTCTATCCGGTGATCTATCTCGACGCAATCCGGATCAAGATCCGAGAGAACAGCCAGGTCCTCAACCGTGCCGCCTACATCGCCGTCGGCGTGGACCTCGAGGGCATCAAGCACGTGCTGGGGATCTGGGTCCAGGACACCGAGGGCTCGGCGTTCTGGGCCCACGTCTGCGCCGATCTCGCCAACCGGGGCGTGCAGGACGTGCTGATCGTGTGCTGCGACGGGCTCAAGGGCCTGCCGGAGGCGATCGAGGCGACGTGGCCGGACTCGATGGTCCAGACCTGCGTGGTTCACCTGATCCGGGCCGCGATGCGGTTCGTGGCCTACCAGGACCGCAAGAAGGTCGCCGCCGCGCTGAAGCCGATCTACACTGCCCCCAACGAAGAGACCGCGAGGAAGGCGCTGGCCGAGTTCGAGGCCTCCGAGCTCGGCACGAAGTACCCGTCTGCAGCCGCGACCTGGGCGAACTCCTGGGAGCGGTTCATCCCGTTCCTGCAGTTCCCACCCATGCTCCGCAAGGTCATCTACACGACCAACAGCATCGAGTCGCTGAACTTCCAGCTACGGAAGGTGACCAAGAACCGCGGCCACTTCCCCTCGACCGAGGCGGCGGTGAAGCTGCTCTGGCTGGCGATCTGCAACATCGAAGACAAACGCGCCGCCGAACGCGCTCGGGACCGGGGCAAACCCGCCGGCCAGCGCAAAGCCCAGGGCCGGCTCGTCGAAGGCCAGGCCGTCACGAACTGGAAGCAGGCCCTCGCCCAGCTCGCCGCGGCCTACCCCGACCGGATCAACCCCTACCTGTGA